Within Thermodesulfovibrio thiophilus DSM 17215, the genomic segment AATTTAGAGTATCTGTATTAATATCACAGCAGACAGCTTCATGAGGCTCTTCAACGAAACTTTCAACACTGAAACTGAGCCAGTGATATCTTCTTGCCATAAGATTGGTTTCATTCATTCCCTGTTGAATAACACACCATTGTCCTTCTGGAGTAAAAACAATGGTATGATGATAAAGATTAAAACCGTCCTGGACTGCCACATTATCTACTTTCGCTGAAAGTCTGCTTGCATGGATAAATTCTGTCGGCGTGAATCCTGCTTTTCCAGCATACTCTATGATTTCCTGAGGAGTATTTAATGCTCTTTTACCCTTTCCACCAGCCACAAATAATCCAAGCTCATTTTCAACCCCTCTCAGGGCTTCTTTAATCGCTCCTGTTACTGTTGTGGTAACTCCACTACTGTGCCAGTCAAAGCCGAGAATACATCCAAGAGACTGAAACCAGTATGGATCAGAAAGTCTGCGCAAAACTTCCTCTCTGCCAAGTTCAATAACCATAAGTTCAATTATTGTTCTTGAAAGGGATATCATCCTTTTAAATAACCATTGAGGAGCTTTTCCACTGTGAAGCGGAAGATTTGCTGTTCCTGTCTTTTGCATAATTTATTTTAACAGGATGTTATAATTTTAAACTATGGTTCAGATTATGATGACAGTTCAGTATGATGGCACAAACTATTCTGGTTGGCAGAGACAGAAAAGGGAAAACACAATACAAACAGTCATAGAAGAGTCGCTCTCAAAAATATTAAAAACACAGATAAAAATTCGTGGAGCTGGTCGAACTGATGCTGGTGTTCATGCACTAGGACAGGTGGCTTCATTCAAGGGTGAAATTAAGATGTCATTAGATATTCTTAAAAAAGCACTAAATCATCTATTACCAAAAGATATAAGAGTAATTGACCTTAAAGAAGTTGAACCTGATTTTCATCCTCAGTATTCAGCAAAAAGAAAATCTTACATTTACTTTATCTGTCTTGATGAAGAATGCTCATGCTTTATTAATAGATATGTCTGGCATTACCCAAGAAAAGTTGATTTAAAACTCATGGAATACTCATTAAAACTTTTCAAGGGAACAGTAGATTTTACAGCTTTCTCAGGAAGTACAGATGTTAAAAATAAAATAAGAACAGTTTATAATTTCAGTTTGCAGTCATTCAATGAACTCTGTTTTATGGATATGAAAGTTCAGGGAAATTTTATTAAACTCCGCATAGAAGCAGATGGTTTTTTAAAATACATGGTAAGAAATATTATTGGATGTATAGTTGAAATTGGAAAGGGAAGATTAAGCAGTGAAAATATCAAAGAGGCTTTAAAATCCGGGAAGAGACCATCTTCAATACAGACAGCTCCTCCCAATGGACTTTTTCTGGAAAGAATAGTTTATTAGCTTTCTTCTCCTTCGAATTTTTCAATCATCTCTATCTTTTCCTGACAGTCTCTGCAGTATATTGCAAATGGAAGAATTTTTAATCGCTCCTCCGGGATTTCATCTCCGCACATCTCGCATATTCCATATGTATTATCTTCAAGTTTTTGTAATGCTTCCTCTATTTTTTTAAGAATGTCCCTGTGCGTACTTAATTTTTTTAAGCTTATGTCTTCAGAAATGTCAATAGCGCTTAAATCAGCATCATCCATTACTGCTTCTGCAATCTGACGTTTTTCTCCGGTTTGAAATTTTTTCATCTCCTCTTTTGCTTCCTGAAGAATCTGTTCTTTCATTTTGTTGAGCATTTTTTTTAATCTGGTCCTTCTTTCCAGTTCTGTATCCATTTAAACCTCCATGATTTCCTTCTCTTTTTGTTCAAGCAAATGATCGATTTTTTCAATAAAAGCATTTGTTATTTTCTGTATCTCTTCCTGTAGTCTATGAGAGTCATCTTCACTTATCTTCTTTTCTTTTTCACTTTTTTTTACTTCTTCAATTATATCTCTGCGAATATTTCTTACTGCCACTCTGGCCTCTTCAGCTCTTTTCCTTACAACTTTAACAAGCTGTTTTCTACGTTCTTCTGTTAAGGCTGGAATAACTATTTTAATCATCTTCCCATCATTAATTGGAGTAAGTCCGAGGTCAGACTTCATTATTGATCTTTCTATCTCGGATATCATTTTCTGTTCCCATGGCTGTATTGTTATCATCCTTGGTTCTGGTATTCCAAGCGTAGCAACCTGATTTAGAGGAACCACGTTTCCATAGTAGTCAACTTTAATATTGTCAAGAATCCCTAATGAAGCCCTCCCTGTTCTAAAAGTACTCAAATCTTTTTTAAATACTTCTAATGCTTGAGTCATTTTGTCATTAGCTTTCTTCTTGAACTCCTGCATATTGCACCTCTTTTAAAACAATGCTTCCTATTTTTTGCCCTAAAATTATTTTCTTTAAATTATCATATTTGCGGATATTAAATACAACAATTGGCAGATTGTTATCCATGCAGAGAGTGATTGCCGTTGAATCCATCACTTTAAGTGAATCTCTTATAACATCCATATAAGTAAGCTTATCAAACTTTTTTGCCTTCGGATCTTTAAAAGGGTCAGATGAATATATCCCATCTACCTTTGTTCCCTTCATAATAACATCTGCACCGATTTCTATTGCCCTTAGAGCTGCTGCTGTATCGGTTGTGAAATATGGATTACCTGTTCCAGCTGCAAATATTACAACACGACCCTTTTCAAGATGTCTTATTGCCTTTCTTCTGATATATGGTTCAGCAAGTTCTCGCATCTCAATCGCAGACTGCACTCTGGTATTAACATCAATTTTTTCAAGAGCATTCTGGAGGGCAAGTGCATTAATTACAGTTGCAAGCATTCCCATATAATCTGCCGTTGCCCTTTCAATCCCCTGCTCAGCAGCTTCAACCCCTCGGAAAATATTACCACCACCAATTACAACAGCGATTTCAATACCCAGTTCATAAGCTTTTTTTATTTCCTCTGCCATATAGTTAACTGTAACTGGATCAATTCCGTAACCCTTTTCTCCCATCAGGGCTTCACCACTTAACTTCAAAAGTATTCTTTTAAAACAAGCTTTACTCACTCTGTGACTGACCTACCTGGAATCTTACAAATCTCCTTACAATAATATTTTCACCGAATTTGGCAACTTTTTCAGTAATTAGGTCTTTTATCTTTTTCTCAGGTTCCCTGATAAATGGCTGTTCGAGAAGACACATCTCTTCAAAAAATTTTTCAAGTTTTCCCTCAACAATTTTTTCAACAACCTGTGGTGGTTTATTTCCCGTAATTTGAGCTCTGTAGATTTCTTTTTCTTTCTCTACAACTTCTTCTGGCACATCTTGGCTCTTTATATATTGAGGATTTGAGGCAGCAATGTGCATTGCAATATCCTTAGCAAGCTGACGGAACTCTTCATTTTTGGCAACAAAATCTGTTTCACAGTTGAGTTCAAGCATAACTCCAATTTTATCCATATGAATATAGGAAGTTATAATACCTTCTGTTGCACTTCTTGATGCTTTTTTCTGAGCAGTTGCCAGTCCTTTCTGTCTTAAAAATTCAATAGCTTTATTAAAATCTCCCCCTGAAGATTCAAGTGCTTTTTTACATTCCATCATTCCAGCACCTGTCTTTTCTCTGAGTTCTTTTACCATTTGAGCAGTTATGGCCATCTGAATTCCTCCTTTATTGTTCGATGTATTCATCCATTGACTTCTGATACTCCTCTTCCTGGAGTATTTTTTCTTTGATTGCTGCTTTTTCTGCCTCTTCTTCGAGTTTCTTCAACAAAATCTCTTTGCCCTCTAATACTGCATCAGCCATCTTTGATGTTATGAGCTTTATTGCCCTGATTGCATCATCATTTCCAGGAATAACATAATCAACAAGGTCAGGATCACAATTTGTATCAACAACTGCAACTATCGGAATTCCAAGCTTTATTGCTTCCTCTACAGCTATTTTTTCCTTCTTTATATCTACAATATAAATTACCTTTGGAAGTTCCATCATATCTTTAATTCCGATTAAGTTTAACTCAAGCTTCTGTCTTTCTTTTTCATACTTCGCAATCTCTTTTTTAGTGTGTAAATACAAACTTCCGTCTTCCTTCATCTGTTCAATTTTCTGCCATTTTTCAACACTCTTTCGTACGGTTGAAAAATTTGTAAGCATACCTCCAAGCCACCGATGGTTTACATAAAAAACACCAGCTCTCTTTGCTTCCTCAGCTATTGCTTCCTGTGCCTGTTTTTTTGTCCCGACAAACAGGATCGCATCTCCCTGAGATGCAATATTTTTTAAAAACTCATAAGCTTCTTCAAGTCCTTTAACAGTTTTCTGAAGGTCAATTATGTGAATACCATTCCTTTCCGCAAAAATGTACTTCTTCATCTTGGGATTCCAGCGTTTGACCTGATGACCAAAGTGAGCACCTGCTTCAAGAAGCTCTTTCATTGAAACTACAGACATAAAATCCTCCTAAATGGTTTTACCTCCGCCCATCCTCCTTAACCCTGTAAGGACCATTAGAGAATTTTCAGGGCGTGTGTTTTAAAAAGGTCAAAGACCTTTTGCATTAAGTTTAAAATTTATCATATTTGTTCAATCTGTTTCAATAACTTTTATTGTATCCTTACTTTTTTTAGCCTGGAAAAGGGTTCTATCAACTTTTTCAAAAAATTCTTTATAGCTCTTATAAAAAGATAATCCTGTCCCCATACAGCCAACAGCAC encodes:
- a CDS encoding TraR/DksA family transcriptional regulator: MDTELERRTRLKKMLNKMKEQILQEAKEEMKKFQTGEKRQIAEAVMDDADLSAIDISEDISLKKLSTHRDILKKIEEALQKLEDNTYGICEMCGDEIPEERLKILPFAIYCRDCQEKIEMIEKFEGEES
- the truA gene encoding tRNA pseudouridine(38-40) synthase TruA → MVQIMMTVQYDGTNYSGWQRQKRENTIQTVIEESLSKILKTQIKIRGAGRTDAGVHALGQVASFKGEIKMSLDILKKALNHLLPKDIRVIDLKEVEPDFHPQYSAKRKSYIYFICLDEECSCFINRYVWHYPRKVDLKLMEYSLKLFKGTVDFTAFSGSTDVKNKIRTVYNFSLQSFNELCFMDMKVQGNFIKLRIEADGFLKYMVRNIIGCIVEIGKGRLSSENIKEALKSGKRPSSIQTAPPNGLFLERIVY
- the pyrH gene encoding UMP kinase, producing MSKACFKRILLKLSGEALMGEKGYGIDPVTVNYMAEEIKKAYELGIEIAVVIGGGNIFRGVEAAEQGIERATADYMGMLATVINALALQNALEKIDVNTRVQSAIEMRELAEPYIRRKAIRHLEKGRVVIFAAGTGNPYFTTDTAAALRAIEIGADVIMKGTKVDGIYSSDPFKDPKAKKFDKLTYMDVIRDSLKVMDSTAITLCMDNNLPIVVFNIRKYDNLKKIILGQKIGSIVLKEVQYAGVQEES
- a CDS encoding DUF763 domain-containing protein, whose amino-acid sequence is MQKTGTANLPLHSGKAPQWLFKRMISLSRTIIELMVIELGREEVLRRLSDPYWFQSLGCILGFDWHSSGVTTTVTGAIKEALRGVENELGLFVAGGKGKRALNTPQEIIEYAGKAGFTPTEFIHASRLSAKVDNVAVQDGFNLYHHTIVFTPEGQWCVIQQGMNETNLMARRYHWLSFSVESFVEEPHEAVCCDINTDTLNFTAKEAIELRKTSVLLSCEKPEKLVTEIEKIKELNLPKRHAVTVHDINPKNLYKIFLQTYEKQPEDFESLLETRGVGAKTLRALALTSELIYGTPLSFKDPARYSFAHGGKDKIPYPVNKNVYDRTIDILKKAIEKAKIGRTDKLQAFKRLVTLMK
- the tsf gene encoding translation elongation factor Ts, coding for MAITAQMVKELREKTGAGMMECKKALESSGGDFNKAIEFLRQKGLATAQKKASRSATEGIITSYIHMDKIGVMLELNCETDFVAKNEEFRQLAKDIAMHIAASNPQYIKSQDVPEEVVEKEKEIYRAQITGNKPPQVVEKIVEGKLEKFFEEMCLLEQPFIREPEKKIKDLITEKVAKFGENIIVRRFVRFQVGQSQSE
- the frr gene encoding ribosome recycling factor; the encoded protein is MQEFKKKANDKMTQALEVFKKDLSTFRTGRASLGILDNIKVDYYGNVVPLNQVATLGIPEPRMITIQPWEQKMISEIERSIMKSDLGLTPINDGKMIKIVIPALTEERRKQLVKVVRKRAEEARVAVRNIRRDIIEEVKKSEKEKKISEDDSHRLQEEIQKITNAFIEKIDHLLEQKEKEIMEV
- the rpsB gene encoding 30S ribosomal protein S2, which codes for MSVVSMKELLEAGAHFGHQVKRWNPKMKKYIFAERNGIHIIDLQKTVKGLEEAYEFLKNIASQGDAILFVGTKKQAQEAIAEEAKRAGVFYVNHRWLGGMLTNFSTVRKSVEKWQKIEQMKEDGSLYLHTKKEIAKYEKERQKLELNLIGIKDMMELPKVIYIVDIKKEKIAVEEAIKLGIPIVAVVDTNCDPDLVDYVIPGNDDAIRAIKLITSKMADAVLEGKEILLKKLEEEAEKAAIKEKILQEEEYQKSMDEYIEQ